agcgccaaagtgcctttttcgatttttggtgaatttttgaaaatcaaatttaggccaaaaatgaggaaaaaatcaaaattttaccaaatagaccaagaaagctgaaatttgggatgtaccctattttcgacacgccaaatcgattggaaactgtttcaacctgttttgagcagttctggagcctccatcagatttttgtaactctcccacaaaatttcatcaaatggagttggaaaaccgaaattcattctgcaaactaatttcaatacgctacgaagtcgactgcaggtggatttcaagtcgttttggagcctacagcgacctttttgaaaattactggagcctccagtagatttttgaaactcgaaatttcccaaaattttatcaaatggagatggaaagccaaaattcattccgcaatcttatttcaatacgctacgaagtcgactgcaggtgggtttaaagtcgtttaggagcctccagcgactttttgaaaggttgtatggcgttttttggaaaatttaaatttccaaaaagtagctggaagcttcaaaaccatttgaaactagcatgcagtcgacttcatatcgtattgaaattagtttgcgaagtaaatttctgactgctaactctatttgataaaatgttgtgggaatttcaatctactggaggctccagtataattttcaaaaagtcgctggaggctcaaaaacgacttgaaatccacctgcagtcgatttcgtagcgtattgaaaattagttcgcagaataaattttggctttccacctccctttgatgagattttgcgggaatttcgagttacaaaaatctgatggaggctccagaactgctcaaaacaggttgaaacagtttccaatcgatttggcgtgtcgaaaatagggtacattccaaatttcagctttcttggtctatttggtaaaattttgattttttcctcatttttggcctaaatttgattttcaaaaattcaccaaaaattgaaaaaggcacttcagcacttgaaattctgacaggtgataaatttttacctgatctttcgatctacctttgtacagtttagaAAGTATCACGGCTCTATTCAATCACAtcgtcttacatttttaatgttgtacagactgttgatttttaattttttttttaaattataattctGAAGggttttcgtgaaaaatattgatcatttcctaaaattttgcactttttcttttttacacgatatatcttttaaaaaatgtcatttttgccaaaatagtgaCAAAAATGACTTACAAGTGAAACAACTTGACCAAGTCAATTTTtaagtgaccgaatttcatgcctgCACCTTTCATGCAAACACAACCTGGAAGCTGCTGGGACAAATTTATGGCCTTTCGATTATTTACGCaatatatttataattttggaacttcaaaaaaaaaatgttttcctctAGGTCtacgttttttttaatttttttttttttttatatattattCTCGTCGCGGAGAAAAGAAACACAAAATACTCTGCAGCCaaacaaaaatactcgtaggtaatagAAAAATGACATCGATTTTCAACCAGGAACATTTTCACAATCCTAAAAGCTCTTCTCTCTAAGGAAAAAGCTGTTTTAATTTGTTTCCCTGTTTTTGTAATGAGCGTTAGTAAATAGAGAACTGGAGAAGAAGTTCGATTgcgaattcattaatttttttaatagaattcTAAAAGAACAAATTGTAGgacttttaattaattttttcaacccttACATTTCTTACCTTTGACTACCAGAGGTACGTACGTAGTTTTATTCCCCTCGCAGATTAAATAgaagataggtacataaaaggtaggtattcattattgcaaaaataatttGTCACTGAATTAACGAATAATTGTGTTCGCAGAATATTACAAATAAAGCAGTAAAAACCAGCGATTTATTTTGTCTGATTGGATGTAAGCAAGGTCTGAAAGCGTACTTCGATTCTATCAAAAGTAAGTTTTAATGAAGAGTTATTgttctgaatttgaaatttaaaacgaaGTTTACCATCataaaatgggatttttaatCTTCtctatttaaaatgttttctttgcagATGAAATTTCTGATTTGCATGCTCCAGCCCTTCTTGACCATACACTATCAACGACTTCTTTATCTTTGGAATGGAACGAGCCTAACTTAATGAATGAAAGTTTTGTATTACAATGTTGTAATGTGGACTTATCAAGTACttggcaattttgtcaaaatcaatcGTGGAATTCGAACACCGTTAGCGTCGAACATTTACAACCTTACACCAAATaccaagtaagtaggtaaatgcaTTTACAACGAAAAGGAAACATACctcaaaatttatcatcattgCTACATCAATAGGTAATTGAGTACTTATATTCAATCTCGTTTACTTTTTTAGTTCAGAGTAGCCATTCGTCTAACACCAGGAGATTGGTACGAGATTTACTCTTCTCCCAGTCCAATAATCGCAACATTACCAGGAGGATTACCGACTTCGCCTCCGAAAATTCTGACAGCCACTGCGGTGGGTTCTAGTATAATTTCGGTGATGTGGAAAGAGGGACAATTCACAAATGGGCCAATAATATCGTATATTTTGCAAATCAGCGAATTACCTGTCGGGTATGCAGGAGTAAAGGTACGTAGACAGCTAGGCACCTACTTCAAGTGAACCTTACAAGAATCAGAAATCAGTAATTTGACATGATATGTCGTTAACAGGATATTATCGCCTCAAAAAATACCCACGCTTACATGCTGCAGAATCTACAAccgtccaaaaattattcgatttctATATCGGCCAGAAACACTGCAGGTTTAGGACCACCTGTAACTGTGGTTGTAACCACCAATCCAGCTCAAGGTAATGCCATACGAATACCTATTTGGAAAATACATATAGCTCCCAGAACAAATAATTCATCAGCAATATTGTGTTTTGCAGACAAATCAAAAGATAAAGTCAACTTGGTGATAGCCACAGAACATTCAGTCTACAGCATTACTTCTGACATTCATGACGAACCAGTTCTTATGTATAATACAACCCATGTTATAAAAGGTATAGGTACCAAATTGTCACATCTACATTTTAACCCACAAAaactaataaattttaattctttagGGATAGCCTTACACGTACATCGAGAATTATTATTCATCAGCGATTCATCTGGGGCAGTCATCGTCACCTCTTCGAAAGGCCTACTTACTCCTCAGGAAGTCGTATCATTGGGATCTTCAAAGCCATGTGCGTTGACCGCAGATTGGTTGAATGATCACTTGTATATTCTAAGCGAGGTTATACATCCTTCTGGGTCAATTGTTTATCAAGTAGCGCGATGCGGATTAGATGGATCAAACCTTATCGTAGTTATTTCAGGATTCATTATGAAACCACATCATATAGAAGTTGATCCTTATAAcgggtatttttcaataatccaaTTGTCCTCACAATCAGAATTGCATAATTGATTGCTCTAATTACAGCTTTTTATTTTCCAAGGTATCTGTTCTGGGTTGTTCGAGGAGTAGGTTTGTATAGACTAGACTTGATTGATATAAGCAGAGTAATCAATCACAATGTATCTCCAGAGCTCATTTTGGAAGATACAAATCTGGGAGCTTTTTTGGTCAGTTACGATTCATTTAGAATAATCATTCCGGTATATTCTCAAAATATCATGATCTCTACTTCACTGGATGGGTTAGTAAATCTTTGAACTGAAATACACAATAGGTGAAAAATAATATTCCCATATTATTATACGTTCTTCTTCTTATGTACTCAGACAAGATATCGAGAAATTCcacgaaaaagttgaagaacCAAGATTCCAGAACGTCATCAGTCTAGCAATGATGAACGGTTCGCTGTATTGGACAAATGGGGAACGCATGTACAAAGAAGTGTGTGAcattcaaaacaaaacatttaCCCAAAATATTACTGACGAATTATCTATGACCAACTGTATAGCAGTAGTTGCAAATACGCTGTACAGTCAACCAATTCCAGTACCATTGAATCCGCCCACCAATTTCCAGGCTATTTTTGGTCACGATATAGCAAAAGTATCATGGGATAAACCATACAACTTGGCTGGGCAAGGTAAATAGTTTATCTATTGATAACTTAGTGCGTTTGTAGTTCAATGTGtttgttttagatttttgtCAGATAATTTAGCTATTTGGTATTTGCAGGAGAAGGTGCTTGGTCAGCATGGACATATCGATTAATAGTATTGAATAAGAACGGATCACAGTTATTCGACTTCAGTGATATAAAAACTACACAATTTACTGTCACTGGGTTAAAACCAGGAACCGAGTATGTCCTCAAAGTGGCCGCATATACGTTTTCAGGAGAAGGCCCTTGGTCAGAAGAATTCAGAGGCAAAACGATCCATCGCAATACCTCTCTATTATGGTCCAATGATGACGGATTGCTTCTGTCAGATGTAACAGGTTACAGAGTAACTAAAATAGAACCTGTCAATTATCTTGatgtgagtaggtacctagcgaGTAGCGACTCATCTTTTTGCTTTAGCGGAATTCATCGCAGATCCCACCAATGAAGCAATGACCAACCTGACTGATTATTTTTTGCAGACTGatagtcaatttttgatcactGATATTGACTGGTTTGAAGATCAAGTTTATGTATCCACCAATAAACAGCAGGTTTTTTGGTATAATTTGACCAGCAATACTTTTGGAAGAATTCAAGATATAAATGCTGCTGACTGCATATCCATCGAATGGTTGGCGAAAAAACTTTATTGGGGGaacactaaaaataaaatggtaatttcccaacttttcatcattttaaaaccatttttgatcATGATAATTATTGACAGTTATATGATGTTGATTTCAGATATTTAGGGCAAATCTAAGTGGTACAAAACAAGAAATATTACCCATTGTGGCAGCTGTTGAGTCCCTATTTCTAGATTCCCCAGCTGGGTATCTGTATTGGTCAACTAGAAATACCATTGAAGGAGCCTGTCTGGATGGTACTCAGAAGAGAACATTTTATGTGTCAAGGAATACTTATGCTTTTCAAAGTAATTACTGTTTGCCATATTGAGTCTGATCAGAACTAgagaatgtccggatctgatccAAGTCTATTCAGATTTGGTCAAGATCCAATCAGGTTTCCcatcggatctgatcaggtttgaAGAGATCAAGATCAAATCCTATAAAAAGTTGACCCACCCAGATCTCATTAGAACTGATCACGTTAAATTGAATCCAGGAAATGTCTGGTTCTGAttagatccaatcatttttccaTTGAGTATTCCAGGTCAAATTAAGATTCTGTTTCTATCATCACAAGTCCAAAATTCAAGGGGAAAAAGTTCAATCCTACTCTATATATTGCTGTTTCAGTTGTTGGATTAGCTCTGGACATCAGAGGATCTGAATTATACTGGATTGAAAGAAGCTCGATAAATCCAAGACGAAACGCTTTAATGATCACTGACACCAAACAAAGTATCCAAAGACACAATAACGACTACTTGATTGAcaaattcaatttgatcaatCAGGATGTAGCAGGTGGTTTATGCTACATAGATCAACATTTAGTCTGGGTGAGATCTGAAGACAGAAGGGCCATGGTTAGCGGTCTCAATGGCACAACCACTGCTTTACTTCAAAGCGACAGCCTGTCCAATTTATTGACTTGCACAGCAATGGATCCATTCATCAGAACACCCCCTGAAAGTAAATCAAAGTTCCCATCCTCCTACATTTGTATAGACATTGCCTTTCGATGTGATCttattaataattcaatttataaACTTGATTTAGGTACAACATCAGCAAATAAACAACTGAATGTTGTTCCAAATGTAGTATCGCGATCATCTATTCGCGCCGAAGGACCATTCCATCTGTTCAACATATCATGGGACCCCATCACTGGTGTGAACTATGGAAAAGTTTTCTATCGTGTCAAGATGATATTAAACGAAGAAGAAACAATTGTAAGTATGTACTACTGTGCATCTCTTTATAAAAATGACTTTGTCTAGTGCAATTTGGtcatcaaaatattcataatctTTCAGATGGACACATCGGATAGCTTTATAACAGTTGGTAATGCCAAAGCTCACGTTCCATTGAAAATCATCATACAAACGTGGACTCTCTGGGCTGCATCTGATCCAGTCAGAGTGAATCTTCATTCACCTACTTCAACTCCTTCAGCTCCGATGAATCcgagaatttttgtaatgcATAAGAAAAGACCTCAGTTCCAAGATAAAGTAAGCAGATATATCTATGTTTCTGGTATGTagatgaaattcaactttttgaatgctcaatttttggtacccCTTATAGGAGGTTCTGGCATTATTTCGATGGTCACCCCCTCTAAATCCCAATGGCATTATTAAAAGATACGAATTATCTTGCTCAGTCTTTCATGGCAGCAGTAACACAACCATGTGTTCATCTAATCAGATCTCAGCCAAAAccttggaattcacattgcaaAATTTGCCTATAAACAAGACCTACTACTTTCAAGTAAGTTTTTCAAGACctgttttctttgaaaaaaaaaagaaaaaattggcaaatgaATTAATGATAGAATTTTTCTTGATCACAGGTTCGAGCATGTACTGAAGCAGGTTGTGGTAACTGGAGTACATCAGTAAAGACAAATCTAAAAGAAGAATTTCCTATTCCTAAACTGCTCATCACCACAAAAGAGGGTATAATCAAGATGGACTATGATAGAAAATCTTTTGGAATCACCATCACTGCTACAGAAAATGCCAAGGATACAGCTTATGATGCAGACAGAAACGCTTTGTTCTGGATAGAAAGAAAATCATTGTGTGAATCTCATTTAGATGCGCATTTCACCAACACCAAAAAGGTACGTTTCCTATCATCAGATCCTGGAGTTTTAGTGTTGTACACTCAAAGGTTATACATATGTAATATCAAATATCATTCATGATTTGCAGCTCgcaacattgaaaaatgagggAACTTTCCTGAGTTATGATTGGATCGCAAAACATTTATTTTGGATAGAAAGGAATGGCTCCAGTtccataataaataatttagaTTTAAATCGTAATGAAGATGATCGACATGCGAATATCTTGGTGCAACGCAACGCGGTCATTGAAAATATCATTGTATCACCAATGAACAGGTATCTAGATTTACAACAATCATTGTAAAATCCCAGATAGTCCTTTTATATACTCAATCATGTAAATGTCCCATGGAAATGATGGATTTGGGTCTGATCAAGACTCGTCTGAACAGATCCTACTGGATCAAGAAAGTGTCAGATTGATTCAATCATTTCCCCCTGGGATCCAATATGACTTTGAAGCCCTCtaagaattcttgatttttcactTAGCATGTTATATTGGGTAGAAGTCGAAGAACAACAAAGAGTCAGCACattaatgaaaagtttcattgATGGATCAAATGTCAAAGAATTCTTCCACAAAGAGACAACATTTTCCAAGTAGGTATTTGCCACCAAGTTTAGCCCAATCAAACTGTACCTATTCAATCAAAATCATAAATCATCATTTCAATATTTGTCATCTTCACAGAAATGATGTATCTTCATCATCCATGTATAACAGTGAAGAACAGGAAATCTCCTGTAATTGCACCAGGTCCATAGTTGGAAAAGCAATTGCCCTATATCCATCGCTAAACAATCAATACAAATTGCTCTGGTTGGAGGTTCCTTCAGGGTACATTGTGTCATCTGATTTAGGGGGTTGTTCTTGCAGTAGAATAGTAAAACCAGCATCTGCTACAAAAAATGGTACTTCAATTTGAGAAGTATTCAGCACCTCACAACATTGTTCCATTACATACCAAACTCGAAACTATCTCATACGTTTCCTTTCAGGAGCACCTTTATCAATAACagcggatttcaaaaaagtgtattGGTTGGATATGGATGAGGTTACTTTATATTCGGCTTTTTTGAACGAACATTCGTCTTCGATAGAGAAAATTTCCACCAGTAGAGCTAGTCATCTGAAGAAAGTTCTAGCTTTTGGGTCTCATCTGCAATTATTTCCAGGTacaatttgatattttctctTGAAAGGAGGCCGAACAGAACTGATGAACGTTATTTTAGATTTCACATGCTTATGGCCGAGTTTATTGCCTGGTAAAGCTCAGATGGTGAAGGTTTCATCGGATGCGATGACTTTGGGATTACCTTTAGTAGAAAAAGAGACTCGATGTAACAATGTATCAATGGCTACTGTTGAGTACACCTTGTATTATGGAATTATTAACGACGATGGTACTTCAAATTGCACCTCAACGACAAAATCTTGCTCTCAAGTggtatgaaaatttcgaatctcATCTctagaattttccaaaagtttgaTAGGCCCCAATTTGAATAATTCCCTCATACCTTCAATGGCTCATAAATTACTTCTTGTTACAGGTTACTTTCGATAAGataaaaaaagtgactaaaCTGAAACCATATACCCGATACATCTTTTTCGTTAGCGTTAACAATTATTACAGCCAAATGAAAGGCATAGAACCAGTGATAAGTGAACCTATTATATACAGAACTGCGCCAGGAGGTAAGAACACCCTGATCAAATTTCATTGCTGTCACCTCAAAGTGAACCTAAACTCTGATTTTGGGTTGGAATCGTTACAGTACCATCTCCTCCTCGCAACATGAAAGCAGAGTCGATAACTCCCTACACGGTTCTCGTTCGTTGGAGTCCTCCAGAACACTTGAATGCTGCCGGAGCACGTTACTCTGTGTTTTGGTACACGAAATACGATAATGATACCGAAGAGGAGCGAGAAAACTTGCCGTATAAACAAGTAGACACTTCTGTAACATTGACAGGATTGTTACCCAATCATAATTACACAATTTgggtaagtttttgaaaattttgattgaaacagccaattttgaaacgttttatAAAACTAAGTTACTGTTTTGAAGGTGAAGACATTTCCGGTAACGACAGGAGGATCGACATCCTCAACGGGATACTCGATTAGCGAAAATATCACCATTCAAACTTACCCAGAGCCAGGCAATTTGACGCTGATCAACGTGACATCTTACCTACTGAATATTTCATTACCTTCGGACTTGATTGGATTACGGTAAGATGGTTTtaccctctcccctccctctAATATGTGCTCTTTCTACCATACTGACAAAATCTGCTTACATCAGATCTGAAGTTGAATTCTTCGatcaagtatcaaaaaaatgGGAAACAGTAACGAAGAACAATAATAATTTCGTCATTCTCAGTGGCCTATTCCCTTTAACTTTGTACAAAGTTAGATTAAAAATCTGGTATTCAACCATTCACCAAACATCATTTCTCTGGCTACCGAATGGCTTTGAATTTAAAACTTTGGGTAAGCAAATAAATCATCAAATATCATACCTAAAAAAATAGAATGATCCTACTCCCTGACAAATTGATGTGTTGGCAGGAGATCGTCCCAGCACACCTGGTACCCCAGCTCTTCAACATTCCAAAGAAGACCAATACCAAATTGTTTGGGAACCATCGAATAATTATGGAACCAGTGTCCAAACATATTCTTTGGAAGGAAAATATGCTCAATCTGAGCAACCTCGTGAGGCAGATCTTATGGATAAATATTCCAACTGGACTGTTTATTATAATGGAACAGGTAGGTAAACGCCTGCgatgtcgatgtaaattttaattctgacttttcaaataattcaatttattattttttttcagataatttcTGGACAGCGATCGGCTTAAAACACAATACCAAGTATATCTTCAGAGTACGAGCGAAAAACGAATACGGTTGGAGCGCTTATAGTGAAATCAGCGAAGAATCCGAATTACCTAACAAAGtttataaatatattttcatgATGGCGATTTTTTTAACCCTATTCTGCATATTCGGAGTCACCACTCTATTTTTCTTCTTACAACGTAAAATATTTCTATAAAATAATCCTTTCTTACTTCACGAACACTAATCAATCTTTAAATTCGCAGTATATCGACGTAAATCGTCCAAAAGCAAAAGTGTGAACTTCGTGAAGAATGGAATATTGACCAAAATCTCCAACGGTGATTTCGAATTGGTTAATTTACGCGAACTTCCTTCTGGCACAAATTTCGTCAAGAATAGCAACGTGCTGTACATTCCTCAAAATGACAACAATTATAAAATTGACACCGAGTTTTCTGAAATGCCTCGTATACTTCGAGAACAAATCACACTGACCAAGTTTTTAGGGAGTGGAGCTTTCGGCGAAGTATACGAAGGTAAAGTTAAAAATCTTCTTTACGAGAATATCGAAACCAAAGTCGCAATAAAGGTAAGATAGGTATCGAGAAAACACAAATTTGAATTCGCACttcaaacaaataaatttttttctttcgcagGCGTTGAGGAAAAATGCGACCGAGCAAgagaaaatagaatttttaaaagaagcagaattaatgaataatttcaaacacaAACATATTCTGCAAATGCTCGGTATTTGTATCGATAATGATCCTAATTTCATCATCATGGAGCTGATGGAAGGAGGAGACTTGTTGAGTTATCTTCGATCTAATCGATCTCTAACGGTAATAATTCTGTacactaacaaaaaaaaaaaactgtttactgaaattgatttttcaacaggTGGGAAGTTCCAATTTAACATTTTTAGATTTGATGGATATTTGTTGCGACGTAGCAAGTGGATGTTGTTACCTAGAAGAAATGCATTTCGTGCATAGAGATTTAGCTTGCAGGAATTGCCTGGTATCTTCCAGAGATCCTGCTCTTCGAATCGTCAAAATAGGCGATTTTGGATTAGCTCGtgatatttataaaaatgattacTATCGTAAAGAAGGAGAAGGGTTACTTCCAgtcaggtaattttttgaatgaaatgagaacttttttcttcattttttttttttttttttttgaaaagggaaactttatgatcattttttaacAGATGGATGGCTCCTGAATCTTTAGTCGATGGAGTATTTACTCGACATTCGGATGTATGGTCTTTTGGGGTCTTATTATGGGAGGTGATGTCCTTGGGTCAACAGCCATATCAAGCAAGAAGTAATGTGGAAGTTTTACAATATGTAAGAGCAGGAGGTAGACTAAGCTGCCCTGTGAACTGC
This region of Planococcus citri chromosome 5, ihPlaCitr1.1, whole genome shotgun sequence genomic DNA includes:
- the sev gene encoding proto-oncogene tyrosine-protein kinase ROS; this translates as MIKKVMFVCILHCCYSWKIRSNEIAIIQDLKTKCTLMCPFQKETADLYADDITCEINCKIQHCVKGCNFLDKALENDCLNLCNITNKAVKTSDLFCLIGCKQGLKAYFDSIKNEISDLHAPALLDHTLSTTSLSLEWNEPNLMNESFVLQCCNVDLSSTWQFCQNQSWNSNTVSVEHLQPYTKYQFRVAIRLTPGDWYEIYSSPSPIIATLPGGLPTSPPKILTATAVGSSIISVMWKEGQFTNGPIISYILQISELPVGYAGVKDIIASKNTHAYMLQNLQPSKNYSISISARNTAGLGPPVTVVVTTNPAQDKSKDKVNLVIATEHSVYSITSDIHDEPVLMYNTTHVIKGIALHVHRELLFISDSSGAVIVTSSKGLLTPQEVVSLGSSKPCALTADWLNDHLYILSEVIHPSGSIVYQVARCGLDGSNLIVVISGFIMKPHHIEVDPYNGYLFWVVRGVGLYRLDLIDISRVINHNVSPELILEDTNLGAFLVSYDSFRIIIPVYSQNIMISTSLDGQDIEKFHEKVEEPRFQNVISLAMMNGSLYWTNGERMYKEVCDIQNKTFTQNITDELSMTNCIAVVANTLYSQPIPVPLNPPTNFQAIFGHDIAKVSWDKPYNLAGQGEGAWSAWTYRLIVLNKNGSQLFDFSDIKTTQFTVTGLKPGTEYVLKVAAYTFSGEGPWSEEFRGKTIHRNTSLLWSNDDGLLLSDVTGYRVTKIEPVNYLDTDSQFLITDIDWFEDQVYVSTNKQQVFWYNLTSNTFGRIQDINAADCISIEWLAKKLYWGNTKNKMIFRANLSGTKQEILPIVAAVESLFLDSPAGYLYWSTRNTIEGACLDGTQKRTFYVSRNTYAFQIVGLALDIRGSELYWIERSSINPRRNALMITDTKQSIQRHNNDYLIDKFNLINQDVAGGLCYIDQHLVWVRSEDRRAMVSGLNGTTTALLQSDSLSNLLTCTAMDPFIRTPPESTTSANKQLNVVPNVVSRSSIRAEGPFHLFNISWDPITGVNYGKVFYRVKMILNEEETIMDTSDSFITVGNAKAHVPLKIIIQTWTLWAASDPVRVNLHSPTSTPSAPMNPRIFVMHKKRPQFQDKEVLALFRWSPPLNPNGIIKRYELSCSVFHGSSNTTMCSSNQISAKTLEFTLQNLPINKTYYFQVRACTEAGCGNWSTSVKTNLKEEFPIPKLLITTKEGIIKMDYDRKSFGITITATENAKDTAYDADRNALFWIERKSLCESHLDAHFTNTKKLATLKNEGTFLSYDWIAKHLFWIERNGSSSIINNLDLNRNEDDRHANILVQRNAVIENIIVSPMNSMLYWVEVEEQQRVSTLMKSFIDGSNVKEFFHKETTFSKNDVSSSSMYNSEEQEISCNCTRSIVGKAIALYPSLNNQYKLLWLEVPSGYIVSSDLGGCSCSRIVKPASATKNGAPLSITADFKKVYWLDMDEVTLYSAFLNEHSSSIEKISTSRASHLKKVLAFGSHLQLFPDFTCLWPSLLPGKAQMVKVSSDAMTLGLPLVEKETRCNNVSMATVEYTLYYGIINDDGTSNCTSTTKSCSQVVTFDKIKKVTKLKPYTRYIFFVSVNNYYSQMKGIEPVISEPIIYRTAPGVPSPPRNMKAESITPYTVLVRWSPPEHLNAAGARYSVFWYTKYDNDTEEERENLPYKQVDTSVTLTGLLPNHNYTIWVKTFPVTTGGSTSSTGYSISENITIQTYPEPGNLTLINVTSYLLNISLPSDLIGLRSEVEFFDQVSKKWETVTKNNNNFVILSGLFPLTLYKVRLKIWYSTIHQTSFLWLPNGFEFKTLGDRPSTPGTPALQHSKEDQYQIVWEPSNNYGTSVQTYSLEGKYAQSEQPREADLMDKYSNWTVYYNGTDNFWTAIGLKHNTKYIFRVRAKNEYGWSAYSEISEESELPNKVYKYIFMMAIFLTLFCIFGVTTLFFFLQLYRRKSSKSKSVNFVKNGILTKISNGDFELVNLRELPSGTNFVKNSNVLYIPQNDNNYKIDTEFSEMPRILREQITLTKFLGSGAFGEVYEGKVKNLLYENIETKVAIKALRKNATEQEKIEFLKEAELMNNFKHKHILQMLGICIDNDPNFIIMELMEGGDLLSYLRSNRSLTVGSSNLTFLDLMDICCDVASGCCYLEEMHFVHRDLACRNCLVSSRDPALRIVKIGDFGLARDIYKNDYYRKEGEGLLPVRWMAPESLVDGVFTRHSDVWSFGVLLWEVMSLGQQPYQARSNVEVLQYVRAGGRLSCPVNCPPKMYKLMETCWNFQPKERPTFKYCLKELEELKNDCNSSFVNLNYTTLLPITSQKEADGNSLANMEDVPSDTQNKKPSKTKSITPVEEVENDSSLETQLSNLEKP